The Phoenix dactylifera cultivar Barhee BC4 chromosome 12, palm_55x_up_171113_PBpolish2nd_filt_p, whole genome shotgun sequence genome includes the window ATCTCGAATGCAGAACCTGTCCACATTTTCGCATTACATATACATTGAGGGATAACAAAGTGAGAGGCCTCCAAAAGGTTGCATAGTCTGGAAACAGCATTTCTTTCAAACCTTGGTCCAAACTAGTCTACTGTGGATTTAAGTATTTGCTACCACGGTCCTTCAAATGTTTCAAAGAAATACTGTGGATTTAAGTATTTGCTACCACGGTCCTTTAAGAAAGTGAGATGCCAAAAGGTCACATTATCTATTTGTATCTAAGTCCTTTAGAGGACTTAAATAGATACAAATTAATGCTTGGGGCTGAGCAATTGCCTTAACCACCATTATTTTTCTAGTGAAAACTATATGATTACAAACGAGTCCTTTAAAAGGAgcaatggttcaattaaatgttACTTATATTGGTCCACTAAACAGTGTGGGTATGCATCACCTCAATTATTCGGGGTGGAATCTTCTCTGAAAAGAAATGTATTATGTAGGATGAAATCGTACTCAAAAGCACAGTAACATCTAGTTTAAAAAAAAGCAATACAAGGAGACTATGCATTAGAAGCATATTATGGCAAGCAAAAAGTATTGTCATAAGTTAATATTGGATAGAATGTGTCATATTAGGGGCATTATTCTTTAGAACGGCTATTACAAACCGTTAACATAATCTAAGGAATTATACTAACCTCTCTGACAGTATGTAATATTGGAAGCAAAAAGTAACATCTAATTGAACCACTGCTTCTTTTAAAGGACTCGTTTGTAATCATATAGTTTCACTAGAACAATAATGGTGGTTAAGGCAATTATTTGGcttaatttagaatattttgtgatactCATTAGCATAAGTTAATAACCGTTAACTCATGTTAATGGTTAGTAATAGATGTTACTTTTTGCTTCCAATATTAACCCTTTTCATACTGTCAGAACAGTTAGCATAATTCCTTAGATTATGTTAACGGTTAGGAATAACCGTTCTGAAAGGATTATATAGCAATATGATTTTTACTCAGTCATGTATAGCTTACTCATTGAAGCAGGAGGCTAACTTAGAGTTATTTCAGGGCTGTACATAAAGGATAACTGTTTTTAGAAGCCAGTTGTTTTGAATTGTCATTATATAACACCCTTTAAATGTTGAGTATTGATGCATGCCATATTAGTTCCTATTTTATGCTGTAGTTTTGCGTAACATCAATTGCTTGTCTCACTATGCATGCCTTGATATGCACCATGTCAAGTCCTATTCTATGGCCGCAGTTTTGGATGATATCAATTGTTGTCATGTATCATTTTTGTTGTAGATTTCTTGGAACTTGTTCATTGGGAGTTGTGTTTTAGTCGTCTCATCAGTTTGTAATTTGCACCTCAACTGTAAGATGTCCTTTCCTACATAAGACCTTGCTTTTGAGGGAAAAAGATCTAGACAATTTCCAGTTTAGGGGAACCTTAGAAAGCCAGTCTCATGGTTGCATGATCTTAAATTATAGAACCAATAAGGTAGGCATTCGTACTTGCCAGTTGGCCTCCTAGGTTTCTTGGTAGGTTCCTCTTTTCCCCAGAGCTGCCTTGGTCAGGAATTTGGCATCAATCATTTAGTGTTGCCATCGACTCAGGAGGCTGCTGTAAAGCAGCCAGTATAAGATCATTTTGAACCTGCTTGTACAGCCAGTTTGTTACTTTCCGATTCTTTCTTGATGCATGTTTATATTAAAAGGTGAAGTTTTCTTGTAGATCATAGACAGTAGTGAGATGGTCGTGAGTTCTATAGGTTGAGATTACATGCCTATCCTGTTCTTCCCTCGGAAATTGATGTTCTATGTATTCCCATctgtaaatatatttttatgcatGGTGGTATCAGAGTCCCAAGAAGGTCAATCTGGTGGCCAGACTGGTTCGTGGAATGCAGGTCGAAGATGCCCTTTTGCAGCTGCAAGTAACTGTAAAAAGAGCTGCAAAGACAGTCTATCAGGTGCTTTGTACTTGCATAACATGTGATTCATGAAAAATTTTGACTCAAATTTCTATAGTATTTATGACAGTATTTTGTTTCTCCCACTGAACTGGGAAAGCATACGATATCTTAGCTAGTACTTGGAATTTACTCTTTTCATGTTATAATTATCCATCTAAACCCCTGCAGGTAATCCACTCAGCCCGTGCCAATGCAGCGCATAATCATGGATTGGACCCTGATCGTCTCATTGTTGGTAAGTCAATGCTCAATTTCTATTAGAGTAGCCAAAATGGAAAGCTACGGGCCTTtcaattaaaatttattttgtaaTTTCCTTTTCCTTCCTATAGATGAAGCCTTTGTTGGAAAAGGGGTTTATCTGAAGAGGCTGTCATACCATGCCAAAGGGAGGAGCGGGATCATGGTGAGACCCAAATGCCGGCTGACAGTGGTGGTGAGGGAGATCACTCCTGAAGAGGAGGCAAAGATCGCTAAGCTGAGGGTCAGCAACTTCAAGAAGTTGACAAGGCAGGAGAGGCAGCTTGTTCCTCATCAGCTTATTGAGACCACACCAAGGTGGGGCCGGAAACGGAAGGAGGCTGGGACAGCTTGAACATCCATTGTGTTGTCTTCTTTTGGTTTGCTTGCGAAAGTCATTGCCTGTTTTGGTGGGGAACATTGGGAAATTTTGAAAGATCAACAAACCTCTGTACAAGCAACTTGGATTTAGTGACAACCTAGCGGCCCTTGTTATGCCGAACTTTTTGCATCACCATGTCTTTAATTCTGAATAGATCGTCACGAAGTCAAATTATACAAGGTTTCGACTTCAATATCTTTATATAGTTGATGTCATGAATTTGTTGTTTCCACGCTTCGTCACAGACTGTTGTTGCACTGTTCCCTTAATGCCATTAACCCAGTTGATAAATTGTTGTGACTTGCTGGTTCACTCCATTGTATGCATTCAAATTGTCTATAAGCATAAATGAGATATTGTTGCAGTTTGatctcaaatttttttaaaaacttcGAGCAGTTTCGTAATGATCAAACATACTAAGAAAGCCATGGAATGTCAGAAACGAGCATCTCTTATCTATTTGCTGTCTAGCTTGTGGCTAATCATCCACCAAAGAAAGGTAGAAAGATAGCAATATAGGAAGCTTATGATTTGAGTCCTAGCTCTTAACCATAGCTACATTATGTAACCTGTTTGCAGAAGATTCCTCATCTGCAGCATAGAGGTGAATATTAATAAATTAAAGGGATACTTGCTCTTCAGCTAGAGATCAGTAATTTAGAGAAATTTGCATTTGGGTGACTCCAAATATGATTACTATGGAAATCTCTTGTGTTAGCCATGTTAAGGACAAACCTACAGACACTAGTGCATTTGAGTAAATACCATAGTTTGCCATCAATCATTTCCAGGCCTTTTTTTCTCCCCTAAATTCATTTGCATGGGGATCAACTCAGACAATACACATAAAATAGAGACTTAAAgcatattctttattttttttggggtaaATGATGCTGCAAGGCAATAGCTAAGCTGAAGCCTCCACTTAATGCAAAGAAATCTGAAATCTCTAATGATTCAATTCATATCCAAACAAATAGGATTACGTcgaagattctttttttttttttttttctcttggccAATTGGTAAAGGTGGCAATCAAATTGGGTTAGATTACGTATAGATCGAGTCGAATATATGATAGATAAAAAATTTCTTCACTCAAATCTACGGGGAGGTGAATAGCACTGACGGGATAGTCTCATTTGCGGCTCACCATAAGCTTCCCTGGGGTATTGCCCCAATGGTTGCCATGATCCTCGCCCCAACCAATTGAAAGTCCATTCATTCGTCAGCTGACTCAGCTCCACTCCCACTCCTTGAaatcaaagaaataaaaatgagaAGAGCGTTGGcgcctcccttcttcctccgaCCCCCTTTCTCCAAACCCTCCCCCTTCTACCTCTCCAtcgcttcctctcctcctctgccGAAGCCCTCGGCTTCCCTCACCGAGGAGGAGCTCGCCGAGGTCCACCGGCTCGTCCCCCGCCTCTGCGACGCCGGCCGCCACGCCGACGCCGTCCGCCTCCTCGACGCCTGCCTCCTCGCCGGCCCTCCCCTCGCCGCCCTCCCCGCCTCCGCCCTCGCCGACCGCCTCGCCTCCCACCCCGACCTCACGCCCTCCATGGCCCTCCTCACCGCCCTCAAGCACCACCCCCGACGCCCCTCCCCCCTTCCCTTctgctcccctctcctctccgccTTCTTCGAGAAGCGCCGCCccaaggaggccgccaaggtgTTCGCTTGGCTCTGCCGGCCCGACTCCCCCTGCCGTCCGGATCCCGAGGTCTACCGGATTGCGATCGGAGGGTTTTGTAGGCTCGGGAGGATGGTGGATGCTCTGCGGGCGGTCAAGGAGATGGTGGGGGATGGGGTCTCGCCGGGGACCGATTTGAGGGAGGCGGTGTATCGAGGAATGCTGCATGAGGCTCGGATCGATGAGGCCCGGGAGCTGGATGCTGCTTTGAAGTGCATTGAGGAGGAGGGAAATGGATTTGGTGGTGCCGTGGAGGTGCTCGATCGGTTGATTAGGGAGTGGGAAGAATGATGCAACGTAAGCCCctgctcttcctttcttttattttgcttgGGTTGAGGTCACATATTACTAGTGCTCGTGatctataatattaaattaatgatGAATAATATCAAGGTATATTGTCTTCTACTTAGATTGATAAATCCAAGAAAAATCGCTAGATCCTCGATGTAAAGAGGAGCCATGCATCTAAATGTAATGCTAATTCACAAAGATCTAGCTCTTATCGAATTGATAAAAAATTTAAGATAATGACGAAAAATATCAAGGTGCATTGTCTCCTACTTAGACTAATAAATTCAAGAAAAATTGCTATATCCTTGGTGCGAAGAAGGGAGATGCATCTGGATGTAATGCTAAATCAGAAAGATCTCGCTCTTATAGAATTgataaaagaaagagtattgattATTGAGTCTATAGTATG containing:
- the LOC120112771 gene encoding pentatricopeptide repeat-containing protein At1g63080, mitochondrial-like is translated as MRRALAPPFFLRPPFSKPSPFYLSIASSPPLPKPSASLTEEELAEVHRLVPRLCDAGRHADAVRLLDACLLAGPPLAALPASALADRLASHPDLTPSMALLTALKHHPRRPSPLPFCSPLLSAFFEKRRPKEAAKVFAWLCRPDSPCRPDPEVYRIAIGGFCRLGRMVDALRAVKEMVGDGVSPGTDLREAVYRGMLHEARIDEARELDAALKCIEEEGNGFGGAVEVLDRLIREWEE